The Amyelois transitella isolate CPQ chromosome Z, ilAmyTran1.1, whole genome shotgun sequence genome contains a region encoding:
- the LOC106133936 gene encoding peptidoglycan-recognition protein SB2 isoform X1, translating to MVSTMCAGSTYSMILLISSEVHPSTKINISYGASLVSFISKMSRVIFALLLVLVSLSEQFYYHESRQPSHHVDEADVAASENTPLLHRFPHPQHERNPMTTAVVSTLLIILISGIIIGIYLLILQSQSENILPPVETPLKLASRNQWDPVEGGASLLQPLSHFKPSLVFLVQTDTEKCFTAKTCEKLLQDMKSNITGKSQSLPYNFLVSSDGQTYEALGWRSPTPLFPTSQSALVVAFIGNFTESPPSDAQIAEGKMFFVDSVSRQHLDPNFTIVGKKTKDFPKYLFLNFKDMIQWNDKLSDSA from the exons ATGGTGTCAACGATGTGCGCGGGTTCTACCTACTCCatgattttattgatttcttCCGAAGTGCATCCTTCTaccaaaatcaatatttcatACGGCGCATCTCTTGTGTCATTTATCTCCAAAATGTCGCGTGTGATTTTTGCTTTATTGTTAGTTTTGGTTTCTCTCTCAGAGCAgttttatt aTCATGAATCCAGGCAGCCCTCCCATCATGTCGACGAGGCGGACGTTGCTGCATCGGAGAACACGCCGCTGCTGCACCGTTTTCCACACCCTCAGCATGAGAGGAACCCAATGACTACAGCCGTTGTCAGCACTCTTCTCATTATTCTAATTTCTGGCATTATTATTGGCATTTATCTCCTTATACTTCAAAGTCAATCAG aaAACATTCTCCCTCCCGTCGAGACGCCCCTCAAACTAGCAAGCCGAAACCAATGGGACCCCGTGGAAGGGGGGGCCTCCTTGTTGCAACCTTTGAGTCACTTCAAGCCGTCTCTGGTTTTCCTAGTGCAAACGGACACTGAAAAGTGTTTTACTGCTAAAACTTGTGAGAAACTACTTCAAGATATGAAG AGCAACATAACTGGGAAAAGCCAATCCTTACCATACAATTTCTTGGTGTCTTCTGATGGACAGACTTACGAGGCGCTTGGCTGGCGATCTCCCACACCCCTGTTCCCAACATCGCAATCTGCTCTAGTCGTAGCTTTCATCG GTAATTTCACGGAGAGTCCACCGTCAGATGCACAAATTGCTGAAGGTAAAATGTTTTTCGTAGATTCAGTTAGTCGACAACATCTGGACCCTAACTTCACTATTGTTGGCAAGAAAACCAAAGACTTtccaaagtatttatttttaaattttaaagatatgaTACAATGGAACGACAAATTATCTGATTCtgcataa
- the LOC106133936 gene encoding peptidoglycan-recognition protein SB2 isoform X2, with amino-acid sequence MVELELKGLMYHESRQPSHHVDEADVAASENTPLLHRFPHPQHERNPMTTAVVSTLLIILISGIIIGIYLLILQSQSENILPPVETPLKLASRNQWDPVEGGASLLQPLSHFKPSLVFLVQTDTEKCFTAKTCEKLLQDMKSNITGKSQSLPYNFLVSSDGQTYEALGWRSPTPLFPTSQSALVVAFIGNFTESPPSDAQIAEGKMFFVDSVSRQHLDPNFTIVGKKTKDFPKYLFLNFKDMIQWNDKLSDSA; translated from the exons atGGTGGAGTTAGAACTGAAAGGACTGATgt aTCATGAATCCAGGCAGCCCTCCCATCATGTCGACGAGGCGGACGTTGCTGCATCGGAGAACACGCCGCTGCTGCACCGTTTTCCACACCCTCAGCATGAGAGGAACCCAATGACTACAGCCGTTGTCAGCACTCTTCTCATTATTCTAATTTCTGGCATTATTATTGGCATTTATCTCCTTATACTTCAAAGTCAATCAG aaAACATTCTCCCTCCCGTCGAGACGCCCCTCAAACTAGCAAGCCGAAACCAATGGGACCCCGTGGAAGGGGGGGCCTCCTTGTTGCAACCTTTGAGTCACTTCAAGCCGTCTCTGGTTTTCCTAGTGCAAACGGACACTGAAAAGTGTTTTACTGCTAAAACTTGTGAGAAACTACTTCAAGATATGAAG AGCAACATAACTGGGAAAAGCCAATCCTTACCATACAATTTCTTGGTGTCTTCTGATGGACAGACTTACGAGGCGCTTGGCTGGCGATCTCCCACACCCCTGTTCCCAACATCGCAATCTGCTCTAGTCGTAGCTTTCATCG GTAATTTCACGGAGAGTCCACCGTCAGATGCACAAATTGCTGAAGGTAAAATGTTTTTCGTAGATTCAGTTAGTCGACAACATCTGGACCCTAACTTCACTATTGTTGGCAAGAAAACCAAAGACTTtccaaagtatttatttttaaattttaaagatatgaTACAATGGAACGACAAATTATCTGATTCtgcataa
- the LOC106133936 gene encoding peptidoglycan-recognition protein SB2 isoform X3 → MQPLISPVDHESRQPSHHVDEADVAASENTPLLHRFPHPQHERNPMTTAVVSTLLIILISGIIIGIYLLILQSQSENILPPVETPLKLASRNQWDPVEGGASLLQPLSHFKPSLVFLVQTDTEKCFTAKTCEKLLQDMKSNITGKSQSLPYNFLVSSDGQTYEALGWRSPTPLFPTSQSALVVAFIGNFTESPPSDAQIAEGKMFFVDSVSRQHLDPNFTIVGKKTKDFPKYLFLNFKDMIQWNDKLSDSA, encoded by the exons ATGCAGCCCCTGATCTCTCCTGTAG aTCATGAATCCAGGCAGCCCTCCCATCATGTCGACGAGGCGGACGTTGCTGCATCGGAGAACACGCCGCTGCTGCACCGTTTTCCACACCCTCAGCATGAGAGGAACCCAATGACTACAGCCGTTGTCAGCACTCTTCTCATTATTCTAATTTCTGGCATTATTATTGGCATTTATCTCCTTATACTTCAAAGTCAATCAG aaAACATTCTCCCTCCCGTCGAGACGCCCCTCAAACTAGCAAGCCGAAACCAATGGGACCCCGTGGAAGGGGGGGCCTCCTTGTTGCAACCTTTGAGTCACTTCAAGCCGTCTCTGGTTTTCCTAGTGCAAACGGACACTGAAAAGTGTTTTACTGCTAAAACTTGTGAGAAACTACTTCAAGATATGAAG AGCAACATAACTGGGAAAAGCCAATCCTTACCATACAATTTCTTGGTGTCTTCTGATGGACAGACTTACGAGGCGCTTGGCTGGCGATCTCCCACACCCCTGTTCCCAACATCGCAATCTGCTCTAGTCGTAGCTTTCATCG GTAATTTCACGGAGAGTCCACCGTCAGATGCACAAATTGCTGAAGGTAAAATGTTTTTCGTAGATTCAGTTAGTCGACAACATCTGGACCCTAACTTCACTATTGTTGGCAAGAAAACCAAAGACTTtccaaagtatttatttttaaattttaaagatatgaTACAATGGAACGACAAATTATCTGATTCtgcataa
- the LOC106133936 gene encoding peptidoglycan-recognition protein LD isoform X4, translated as MTTAVVSTLLIILISGIIIGIYLLILQSQSENILPPVETPLKLASRNQWDPVEGGASLLQPLSHFKPSLVFLVQTDTEKCFTAKTCEKLLQDMKSNITGKSQSLPYNFLVSSDGQTYEALGWRSPTPLFPTSQSALVVAFIGNFTESPPSDAQIAEGKMFFVDSVSRQHLDPNFTIVGKKTKDFPKYLFLNFKDMIQWNDKLSDSA; from the exons ATGACTACAGCCGTTGTCAGCACTCTTCTCATTATTCTAATTTCTGGCATTATTATTGGCATTTATCTCCTTATACTTCAAAGTCAATCAG aaAACATTCTCCCTCCCGTCGAGACGCCCCTCAAACTAGCAAGCCGAAACCAATGGGACCCCGTGGAAGGGGGGGCCTCCTTGTTGCAACCTTTGAGTCACTTCAAGCCGTCTCTGGTTTTCCTAGTGCAAACGGACACTGAAAAGTGTTTTACTGCTAAAACTTGTGAGAAACTACTTCAAGATATGAAG AGCAACATAACTGGGAAAAGCCAATCCTTACCATACAATTTCTTGGTGTCTTCTGATGGACAGACTTACGAGGCGCTTGGCTGGCGATCTCCCACACCCCTGTTCCCAACATCGCAATCTGCTCTAGTCGTAGCTTTCATCG GTAATTTCACGGAGAGTCCACCGTCAGATGCACAAATTGCTGAAGGTAAAATGTTTTTCGTAGATTCAGTTAGTCGACAACATCTGGACCCTAACTTCACTATTGTTGGCAAGAAAACCAAAGACTTtccaaagtatttatttttaaattttaaagatatgaTACAATGGAACGACAAATTATCTGATTCtgcataa